Proteins co-encoded in one Melioribacteraceae bacterium genomic window:
- the rplE gene encoding 50S ribosomal protein L5, with translation MPARLKEKYIKEIVPKLKEQFGYKSIMQVPKIEKIVLNMGVGQAVQDPKILDEAVKDLETITGQKVSVRIAKKAISNFKLRENMKIGAKVTLRQERMYEFLDRLITIALPRVRDFRGVPDKSFDGRGNYTLGIKEQIIFPEINVDKVTKVLGMDVTFVTTAKSDKEAFELLSAFGMPFRKKEIN, from the coding sequence ATTCCGGCACGATTAAAAGAAAAATATATTAAAGAGATCGTTCCTAAATTAAAAGAACAGTTCGGCTATAAAAGTATTATGCAGGTCCCCAAGATCGAAAAAATTGTTCTTAATATGGGTGTGGGACAGGCAGTTCAGGATCCGAAAATTCTTGACGAAGCCGTTAAAGATCTCGAAACCATTACAGGCCAGAAAGTTTCGGTCCGTATTGCTAAAAAAGCTATATCAAACTTCAAACTCCGCGAGAATATGAAGATTGGTGCTAAAGTTACTTTGAGACAGGAAAGAATGTATGAATTCCTCGATCGCTTGATTACAATCGCGCTTCCGAGAGTACGCGACTTTAGAGGCGTTCCTGATAAATCTTTCGACGGAAGAGGAAATTACACTTTGGGAATTAAAGAGCAGATCATTTTCCCCGAAATCAATGTGGACAAGGTTACTAAAGTTCTCGGAATGGATGTTACATTCGTTACAACGGCAAAATCCGATAAAGA
- the rpmC gene encoding 50S ribosomal protein L29 yields the protein MKIYEIREMSTDEIRKRILEEQSNLVDLRFQHELKNLTNTAKLQLVKKDIAKMKTVLKERELQEAKNSKTKQ from the coding sequence ATGAAGATCTATGAAATAAGAGAAATGTCCACAGACGAAATAAGAAAGAGAATTCTCGAAGAACAATCTAATCTTGTTGATTTGAGATTTCAGCATGAATTGAAAAATCTTACTAACACTGCTAAACTGCAATTGGTTAAAAAAGATATTGCAAAAATGAAAACCGTTCTTAAAGAACGCGAATTGCAGGAAGCTAAAAACTCAAAGACTAAACAATAA
- the rpsQ gene encoding 30S ribosomal protein S17 — protein sequence METRNTRKVRIGSVVSNKMKKSIIVAIERRVAHPIYKKYFKKTTKLMAHDENNECKPGDVVKIMEIRPMSKRKKWRLVEIVEKAK from the coding sequence ATGGAGACAAGAAATACTAGAAAAGTTAGAATCGGTTCGGTAGTTAGCAATAAAATGAAGAAGAGCATAATTGTGGCTATTGAAAGACGTGTGGCTCATCCGATTTATAAAAAATATTTCAAGAAGACCACAAAGTTGATGGCGCATGACGAAAATAATGAATGTAAACCTGGCGATGTTGTCAAAATTATGGAAATACGGCCAATGAGCAAAAGAAAAAAATGGCGTCTTGTTGAAATAGTTGAAAAAGCCAAATAG
- the rplN gene encoding 50S ribosomal protein L14, with translation MVQEETNLVVADNSGAKKVRCIRVLGGSNRRYASLGDVIVVSVKSAIPGGGVKKGEVSRAVIVRTKKEVRRNDGSYIRFDENAAVLLNAQGEPRGTRIFGPVARELRDKKFMKIISLAPEVL, from the coding sequence ATGGTTCAAGAAGAAACAAATTTAGTGGTTGCGGATAATTCGGGTGCTAAAAAAGTTCGATGTATTCGCGTGTTGGGCGGTTCTAATCGCCGCTATGCTAGCCTCGGCGATGTAATTGTTGTTAGCGTTAAATCCGCTATTCCGGGCGGCGGTGTTAAAAAAGGAGAAGTCTCCAGAGCGGTTATTGTAAGAACTAAAAAAGAAGTTAGAAGAAACGACGGATCTTATATCCGGTTCGATGAAAATGCTGCTGTTCTTCTCAATGCCCAGGGCGAACCGAGAGGCACACGTATCTTCGGACCTGTTGCAAGAGAATTGCGCGATAAAAAATTTATGAAAATTATCTCTCTGGCTCCAGAGGTTCTCTAA
- the rplX gene encoding 50S ribosomal protein L24: MKIRKNDSVIVISGNSKGKTGKVLKVFPAENRVIIEGVNLRKRHTKANQKNPQGGIIEKEAPINVSNVMLLDPKTNEPTKIGTKIIIDDKTGKKKSARLSKVSGEMIA; the protein is encoded by the coding sequence ATGAAAATTAGAAAAAATGATTCTGTAATTGTTATCTCCGGCAACTCCAAAGGTAAAACCGGTAAAGTTCTGAAAGTCTTTCCTGCCGAAAACCGTGTTATTATCGAAGGCGTTAATTTGCGTAAGAGACATACTAAAGCTAATCAGAAGAATCCGCAGGGCGGCATTATAGAAAAAGAAGCTCCTATTAATGTCTCCAATGTTATGCTTCTTGATCCTAAAACTAATGAACCGACGAAAATTGGTACTAAAATAATTATAGACGATAAAACAGGTAAAAAGAAAAGCGCTCGATTAAGCAAAGTTAGCGGCGAAATGATCGCATAA